A region from the Onychostoma macrolepis isolate SWU-2019 chromosome 18, ASM1243209v1, whole genome shotgun sequence genome encodes:
- the LOC131524854 gene encoding P2Y purinoceptor 2-like, translated as MATVNNTGGTNDSQIYRCELKENFKYILLPVSYTLVFVFGLALNITAMYVILFRTKHWKPSTIYMINLNVCDTLYVLTLPFLIYYYADKNDWPFGELMCKLIRFLFYTNLYGSILFLSCISLHRFLGVCHPVRSLYWMNGRRARLVSVGIWMIILILQAPILYFSRVRLNGKDLVCHDTTVKELFNDFLVYSSVVMFLLFVIPFGVVLVCNSMMVKKLLEPGDLREPMSQCSKQKSVKMIIIVLLAFILCFLPFHVNRSIYYTFRYLDKPDCDALRLSNNIYKVMRPLVGLNSCIDPVLYFMAGQSFRNSIDKKSNIKSDKSLSTLQ; from the coding sequence ATGGCAACGGTTAACAATACTGGAGGAACTAATGATAGTCAAATCTACCGTTGTGAGTTAAAAGAGAACTTCAAGTACATTCTCCTCCCGGTGAGTTACACTCTGGTGTTTGTGTTCGGTCTGGCGTTGAACATCACGGCCATGTACGTCATCCTGTTCCGAACCAAACACTGGAAGCCCAGCACCATCTACATGATCAACCTCAACGTCTGCGACACGCTTTACGTCCTCACCCTGCCGTTCCTCATCTACTATTACGCTGATAAGAACGACTGGCCGTTCGGTGAGCTGATGTGTAAGCTGATTCGCTTTCTCTTCTACACAAACCTCTACGGGAGCATCCTCTTCCTCAGCTGCATCAGTCTGCACCGGTTTTTAGGCGTCTGTCATCCGGTGCGCTCTTTGTACTGGATGAACGGCCGTCGCGCTCGTTTGGTTTCTGTGGGAATATGGATGATCATTCTCATCTTACAGGCACCGATTCTTTATTTCTCCAGAGTGAGACTTAATGGTAAGGATCTGGTCTGTCATGACACCACCGTCAAGGAGCTCTTCAATGACTTTCTGGTCTACAGCTCGGTGGTGATGTTCCTGCTTTTTGTCATACCGTTTGGGGTGGTGCTGGTCTGCAACAGCATGATGGTGAAGAAACTTCTTGAGCCCGGCGATCTCAGAGAACCAATGTCACAATGCTCCAAGCAGAAGTCGGTTAAGATGATCATTATTGTGCTTCTCGCTTTCATCTTGTGCTTCTTGCCTTTCCACGTGAACCGCAGTATATACTACACCTTCCGTTACCTGGACAAACCGGACTGTGATGCGCTACGACTCTCCAACAACATCTACAAGGTCATGCGACCTCTGGTTGGTCTCAACAGCTGCATCGACCCCGTCCTCTACTTCATGGCAGGACAGAGCTTCAGAAACAGCATCGACAAGAAATCAAACATAAAGTCTGACAAATCCCTCTCAacattacagtaa